In Sulfitobacter sp. OXR-159, one DNA window encodes the following:
- the hisC gene encoding histidinol-phosphate transaminase, which yields MTQIAPQPGIMEIDLYQGGAAHVAGLDNVVKLSSNENPLGPSPAAVEAYRRAAYDLHRYPSSDHSALRTAIAEVLGLDAGRIICGAGSDEIIAFLCQAYAGPGTEVVHTEHGFAMYRISALAAGATPVEVPERERVTDVDAILAACTDATRLVFIANPNNPTGTMIGLAEIERLAEGLPPQALLVLDGAYAEYVEGYDGGAALVDRRDNVVMTRTFSKLYGLGGLRIGWGYGPAHVIDVLNRVRGPFNLSQAALAAAEAAIRDRAYTDHCRAENARWRTWLADALAEIGVPSDVSLANFVLARFANQAEAEACDDYLKSQGLIVRRVAGYNLPNCLRITVGDESACRRVVHAVRQFKGGS from the coding sequence ATGACACAGATCGCACCGCAACCGGGCATTATGGAGATTGACCTTTACCAAGGGGGTGCGGCGCATGTCGCGGGCCTTGATAACGTGGTCAAACTCAGCTCGAACGAAAACCCGCTGGGGCCAAGCCCTGCCGCCGTCGAAGCCTATCGCCGCGCGGCCTATGACCTGCATCGCTACCCGTCTTCCGATCATAGCGCGCTGCGCACCGCCATCGCCGAGGTACTGGGCCTTGATGCGGGGCGGATCATCTGCGGCGCGGGCTCGGATGAAATCATCGCCTTCCTTTGCCAAGCCTATGCCGGACCGGGGACCGAAGTGGTGCACACCGAACACGGCTTTGCCATGTACCGCATCTCTGCCCTCGCCGCGGGCGCCACGCCCGTGGAGGTGCCCGAGCGTGAGCGGGTGACCGATGTAGATGCCATCCTCGCCGCCTGTACCGATGCGACGCGGTTGGTGTTCATCGCCAACCCCAACAACCCCACCGGCACGATGATCGGTCTGGCCGAGATCGAACGGCTGGCCGAAGGGCTGCCGCCGCAGGCGCTCTTGGTGCTCGATGGCGCTTATGCCGAATATGTCGAGGGCTATGACGGCGGGGCCGCACTGGTGGACCGCCGCGACAACGTGGTGATGACGCGCACCTTTTCCAAGCTCTACGGGCTGGGCGGTCTGCGCATCGGCTGGGGCTATGGACCCGCCCATGTGATCGACGTGCTGAACCGCGTGCGGGGGCCTTTCAACCTCTCGCAGGCCGCACTTGCCGCCGCCGAGGCCGCGATCCGCGACCGCGCCTATACCGATCATTGCCGGGCCGAGAATGCCCGTTGGCGGACATGGCTCGCCGATGCGCTGGCCGAGATCGGCGTGCCCTCGGATGTATCGCTTGCCAATTTTGTGCTGGCCCGTTTCGCCAATCAGGCCGAGGCCGAGGCCTGTGACGACTACCTCAAGTCCCAAGGTCTGATCGTGCGCCGGGTGGCTGGTTACAACTTGCCCAACTGCTTGCGCATCACCGTAGGCGACGAAAGCGCCTGCCGCCGCGTGGTCCATGCGGTGCGGCAATTTAAGGGAGGCAGCTGA
- a CDS encoding acetyl-CoA C-acetyltransferase: MTNVVIASAARTAVGSFGGAFANTPAHDLGAAVLKELVARAGVDPSEVSETILGQVLTAAQGQNPARQAHINAGLPKESAAWGINQVCGSGLRAVALAAQHIQLGDANIVAAGGQENMTLSPHAQNLRAGQKMGDLQFIDTMIRDGLWDAFNGYHMGQTAENVAEKWQISRDQQDEFAVASQNKAEAAQKAGKFADEIVAYTIKTRKGETVVDQDEYIRHGATMEAMQKLRPAFTKDGSVTAANASGLNDGAAGALLMSADDAEKRGITPLARIASYATAGLDPSIMGVGPVYASRKALEKAGWKPEDLDLVEANEAFAAQACAVNKEMGWDPEIVNVNGGAIAIGHPIGASGARVLNTLLFEMQRRGAKKGLATLCIGGGMGVAMCLERP, translated from the coding sequence ATGACCAATGTCGTCATCGCATCCGCCGCCCGTACCGCCGTGGGCAGTTTCGGCGGGGCGTTTGCCAATACACCCGCCCATGATCTGGGTGCCGCCGTTCTAAAAGAACTGGTGGCCCGCGCCGGGGTCGACCCGTCCGAAGTCTCTGAGACCATTTTGGGGCAGGTGCTGACCGCCGCTCAAGGCCAGAACCCCGCGCGTCAGGCGCATATCAATGCGGGCCTGCCGAAAGAAAGCGCCGCTTGGGGCATCAACCAAGTCTGTGGCTCGGGCCTGCGCGCCGTGGCATTGGCGGCCCAGCACATCCAACTGGGGGATGCGAACATCGTCGCCGCTGGCGGTCAGGAGAATATGACCCTCAGCCCCCACGCGCAGAACCTGCGTGCGGGTCAGAAGATGGGCGATCTGCAGTTCATCGACACGATGATCCGCGACGGTCTGTGGGATGCCTTCAACGGCTACCACATGGGCCAAACCGCCGAAAACGTCGCCGAAAAATGGCAGATTTCCCGCGACCAGCAGGATGAATTCGCCGTCGCTTCGCAAAACAAGGCCGAGGCCGCGCAGAAAGCTGGCAAATTCGCGGATGAGATCGTCGCCTACACGATCAAAACCCGCAAAGGCGAGACTGTCGTTGATCAAGACGAATACATCCGCCATGGGGCCACGATGGAAGCCATGCAAAAGCTGCGCCCTGCCTTTACCAAAGACGGCTCGGTCACTGCGGCCAACGCTTCGGGCCTGAACGACGGTGCAGCCGGTGCCCTGCTAATGAGCGCGGATGACGCCGAAAAGCGCGGCATCACCCCGTTGGCGCGCATCGCCTCCTATGCCACGGCAGGTCTCGACCCGTCGATCATGGGCGTCGGCCCCGTCTATGCTTCGCGCAAGGCGTTGGAGAAAGCCGGCTGGAAACCAGAAGACCTCGACCTTGTGGAAGCCAACGAAGCCTTCGCCGCGCAGGCCTGCGCCGTGAACAAGGAAATGGGCTGGGATCCGGAAATCGTGAACGTCAACGGCGGTGCAATCGCGATTGGCCACCCGATCGGCGCTTCCGGTGCGCGCGTGCTCAACACTCTGCTGTTCGAAATGCAGCGCCGCGGGGCCAAAAAAGGTTTGGCGACGCTGTGTATCGGCGGCGGTATGGGTGTTGCCATGTGTCTTGAGCGCCCCTAA
- a CDS encoding DUF2125 domain-containing protein, producing the protein MRKLVWLLIVLAVLWGAWWATATTQMQSTLTGLLDTRRAAGWEVTLKDISKSGFPLALQNRLSGLAVAAPARSLAFEAPQLDLSAPVWWPGDLSARASVASAALPAGALPLTLNIRDLRADLALHPGTTLQLEAIEFRSTHLEVNGPDGLLLEAEEPRMRVTQSSGAARDYDIALLPGGITPGPLLRKVLGDGAVQPGGQPILSARMAVTFARPLDRHSAVAGTLPQIDALTVENVDAAWGDVALGAEGALTFDAEGIPDGVLSLRVTNWSKLLDAGERGGFLPPSMRGQVNTMLRLLEARGSTPGGLDLDLVFADGQMVLAGLPLGPAPRLIQP; encoded by the coding sequence ATGCGGAAACTGGTTTGGCTGCTGATTGTGCTCGCCGTACTTTGGGGCGCGTGGTGGGCCACTGCGACGACGCAGATGCAAAGCACCCTGACCGGCCTGCTCGACACCCGCCGCGCGGCGGGGTGGGAGGTGACGCTCAAGGACATCAGCAAATCGGGATTCCCCCTCGCCTTGCAAAACCGGCTGAGCGGGCTTGCCGTGGCGGCCCCCGCCCGCAGCTTGGCATTTGAGGCCCCGCAGCTTGATCTTTCCGCCCCGGTCTGGTGGCCCGGCGACCTTTCTGCGCGCGCCTCGGTCGCAAGCGCCGCGCTGCCTGCGGGCGCGCTGCCTTTGACGCTGAATATACGTGACCTGCGTGCCGATCTGGCGCTGCACCCCGGGACCACGCTTCAACTCGAAGCGATTGAGTTCCGCAGCACGCATCTTGAGGTCAATGGCCCCGACGGGCTGTTGCTGGAAGCCGAAGAGCCCCGGATGCGGGTCACGCAGTCTTCGGGCGCGGCGCGGGACTATGACATTGCCTTGTTGCCCGGCGGAATTACCCCCGGCCCGCTGCTGCGCAAGGTTCTGGGGGACGGCGCGGTGCAGCCCGGCGGGCAGCCGATCCTGTCTGCGCGGATGGCCGTGACCTTTGCCCGTCCGCTGGATCGTCACAGCGCGGTGGCGGGCACCCTGCCGCAGATCGACGCGCTGACGGTTGAGAATGTCGATGCCGCATGGGGCGACGTGGCTCTGGGCGCCGAAGGCGCGCTGACCTTTGATGCCGAGGGCATTCCCGACGGGGTGCTAAGCCTACGGGTCACCAATTGGTCCAAACTGCTTGATGCGGGCGAACGTGGGGGTTTCCTGCCGCCCTCCATGCGCGGGCAGGTGAATACCATGCTGCGGCTGTTGGAGGCGCGGGGCAGCACGCCGGGCGGTCTGGATCTTGATCTGGTCTTTGCCGATGGGCAGATGGTCCTTGCGGGCCTTCCGCTTGGCCCGGCACCGCGATTGATCCAGCCCTAA
- a CDS encoding EAL domain-containing protein, whose product MPRRFQRPIADIPPGGDSPLNHAITQRDAATLEMVRDAVAHRQTLLAFQPVMRASDPTSIAFHEGLIRLLDPTGRVIPAKDFMPVIEDTETGRQVDVLALRLGLNALHHHPGLRLSINMSARSIGYQEWTRVLRHWLARDATLGERLILEITESSAMMVPELVANFMDQLQPYGICFAMDDFGAGQTAIRYFKDFYFDILKLDGQFIRGIATNPDNRALTAALMSIATHFDMLTVAECVENAADAAVLVEMGVDCLQGYHFAAPTTRPAWLGFDRMRATG is encoded by the coding sequence GTGCCCCGTCGATTCCAACGCCCTATCGCCGATATCCCCCCCGGAGGGGACAGCCCGCTTAACCATGCGATAACGCAACGCGATGCCGCGACCCTAGAAATGGTGCGCGACGCCGTGGCGCACCGTCAGACCCTGCTGGCCTTCCAGCCGGTCATGCGGGCCAGCGATCCGACGTCCATCGCCTTTCACGAGGGGTTGATCCGCCTGCTTGACCCCACTGGCCGCGTGATTCCGGCCAAGGATTTCATGCCGGTCATTGAAGATACAGAAACGGGTCGGCAGGTGGATGTTCTGGCCCTGCGCCTTGGCCTGAACGCGCTGCACCACCACCCCGGATTGCGGCTGTCGATCAATATGTCGGCCCGTTCCATCGGGTATCAGGAATGGACCCGCGTCTTGCGCCACTGGCTGGCCCGCGACGCGACCTTGGGCGAACGGCTGATTCTAGAGATTACCGAAAGCTCGGCCATGATGGTGCCGGAACTGGTGGCGAACTTTATGGATCAATTGCAGCCCTATGGCATTTGCTTTGCCATGGATGATTTCGGCGCGGGGCAAACCGCGATCCGCTATTTCAAGGATTTCTACTTCGACATCCTGAAACTTGACGGACAGTTCATTCGGGGCATCGCGACAAACCCCGACAACCGCGCCCTGACCGCCGCGCTGATGTCGATCGCCACACATTTCGACATGCTCACCGTGGCCGAATGCGTGGAGAACGCGGCTGACGCAGCGGTCCTGGTCGAGATGGGTGTCGACTGTTTGCAGGGCTACCATTTTGCCGCCCCCACGACCCGGCCCGCCTGGCTTGGGTTCGACCGCATGCGCGCCACAGGCTGA
- a CDS encoding gamma-glutamylcyclotransferase: MTMWVFGYGSLLWNPGFEVAESVIATLPGYARSFCMRSIHHRGTVEQPGLVLALDESVRSACEGMAMRVAPGQEAQTLDYLRERELISSAYVEKNLTVHLTDGRDVEAVTYVIDAAHDQYCGGLPLEEQAQIIARAVGGRGPNTEYLINTAVHLSEVGLHDPALEWLHDRVKALAS; encoded by the coding sequence ATGACAATGTGGGTATTTGGCTATGGCAGCCTTTTGTGGAACCCGGGTTTTGAGGTGGCGGAAAGCGTGATCGCCACGCTGCCGGGCTATGCGCGGTCGTTCTGCATGCGCTCGATCCACCACCGCGGCACGGTGGAGCAGCCGGGGTTGGTGCTGGCGCTCGACGAATCTGTCCGGTCGGCCTGCGAAGGCATGGCGATGCGCGTGGCTCCGGGGCAGGAGGCGCAGACGCTGGACTATCTGCGCGAACGTGAGCTGATCTCCTCGGCCTATGTCGAGAAAAACCTCACCGTGCATCTGACCGATGGCCGCGACGTGGAGGCGGTGACCTATGTGATCGACGCGGCGCATGACCAATATTGCGGCGGCTTGCCACTGGAAGAACAGGCCCAGATCATTGCACGCGCCGTAGGCGGCCGCGGGCCAAATACCGAGTATTTAATCAACACTGCCGTGCATCTTTCCGAAGTGGGCTTGCATGACCCCGCGTTGGAGTGGTTGCATGATCGCGTTAAGGCTTTAGCCTCATAA
- a CDS encoding DNA-3-methyladenine glycosylase I encodes MQRCDWAGDDPIYQAYHDTEWGVPEYDSRALWEKLILDGFQAGLSWITILKKRDNFRAAFAGFDPHQIAEWGEADVTRLLGDPGIIRHRGKIEAAITNARAWQELEAREGFDSFMWRYVDGVPLQPGFATQAEVPPKTALSEQVSKDLKKAGFKFCGPTITYAWMEACGLVNDHILTCHRHGPCAAMAR; translated from the coding sequence ATGCAGCGCTGTGACTGGGCCGGGGATGACCCGATTTACCAAGCTTATCATGACACCGAATGGGGTGTGCCCGAATATGACAGCCGTGCGTTGTGGGAAAAGCTCATCCTCGACGGATTTCAGGCCGGGCTAAGCTGGATCACGATCCTTAAAAAACGCGACAACTTTCGCGCCGCTTTCGCCGGGTTTGATCCGCATCAGATTGCCGAGTGGGGCGAGGCGGATGTCACGCGCCTGCTGGGCGATCCGGGCATCATCCGCCATCGGGGCAAGATTGAGGCCGCGATTACCAATGCCCGTGCTTGGCAGGAGCTGGAGGCACGCGAGGGCTTTGACAGCTTCATGTGGCGCTATGTGGATGGGGTGCCGTTACAGCCCGGCTTTGCCACACAGGCTGAGGTGCCGCCGAAAACTGCGCTGTCAGAACAGGTGAGCAAAGACCTGAAGAAAGCCGGTTTTAAATTTTGCGGACCGACGATCACCTATGCGTGGATGGAGGCCTGCGGGCTGGTGAACGATCATATTCTGACCTGCCACCGACACGGCCCCTGTGCGGCGATGGCGCGTTAA
- a CDS encoding extensin family protein — MKGWAVLPLIVLGQVALAAGPDSSPRPVPRDNGDTLPLIVVPSGAIEQPKRDPAGRAAAEGGRGMETSLRPALRSRKIEKAARARRQMLAKGAVCGDLAIQGTPVGRVPGKINGCGVENAVKVRSVSGIKLSNAAVMDCTTAKALDTWVRQSAVPALAGQGGGLKELRVAAHYACRTRNNRKGGKISEHGKGRAIDISGFELADGSLITVLKGWRARRSSKAMRRMHRGACGPFGTVLGPEADRYHQDHFHFDTARYRSGSYCR; from the coding sequence ATGAAGGGCTGGGCTGTCCTGCCGCTGATCGTGCTGGGGCAAGTCGCCCTCGCTGCGGGGCCGGACAGTTCGCCACGCCCGGTCCCGCGGGACAATGGGGATACCTTGCCGCTGATCGTCGTGCCCTCGGGCGCGATTGAACAGCCCAAGCGTGACCCCGCCGGCCGTGCTGCCGCTGAAGGGGGGCGGGGGATGGAAACCTCGCTTCGCCCCGCGCTGCGTAGCCGCAAGATCGAGAAAGCCGCCCGCGCACGTCGGCAGATGTTGGCCAAGGGCGCGGTCTGCGGAGACTTGGCAATACAGGGCACGCCGGTGGGCCGGGTGCCCGGCAAGATCAACGGTTGCGGGGTCGAGAACGCGGTCAAAGTGCGCTCCGTCTCAGGCATCAAGCTCAGCAATGCCGCGGTGATGGATTGCACCACGGCCAAGGCGCTGGACACATGGGTGCGCCAGTCGGCGGTGCCCGCTTTGGCGGGGCAGGGCGGCGGGCTGAAAGAGCTAAGGGTCGCGGCGCATTACGCTTGCCGGACGCGGAACAACCGCAAAGGCGGCAAGATATCCGAGCACGGTAAGGGCCGCGCGATTGATATCTCCGGGTTTGAACTGGCGGACGGCAGCTTGATCACCGTGTTAAAAGGCTGGCGCGCCCGCCGCAGCAGCAAGGCGATGCGGCGGATGCACCGGGGTGCTTGCGGGCCGTTCGGCACGGTGCTTGGGCCAGAAGCGGACCGCTATCACCAAGACCATTTCCATTTCGACACGGCGCGGTATCGCAGCGGCAGCTACTGCCGCTAA
- the rpsD gene encoding 30S ribosomal protein S4: MTKRTAAKHKLDRRMGENIWGRPKSPVNRREYGPGQHGQRRKGKISDFGIQLRAKQKLKGYYGDLTEKQFRRIYGEAERVKGDTGENLIGLLERRLDAVVYRAKFVATVFAARQFVNHGHVRVNGKKVNIPSYRVKEGDVIEVRDRSKQLASVLEAVQLPERDVPDYLETDHSKLTATFVRTPGLSDVPYPVVMEPNLVVEFYAKN; the protein is encoded by the coding sequence GTGACCAAACGCACAGCTGCCAAGCACAAACTAGACCGCCGCATGGGCGAAAACATCTGGGGTCGTCCGAAGTCCCCGGTGAACCGTCGTGAATACGGCCCCGGCCAGCACGGTCAGCGCCGTAAGGGCAAGATTTCCGATTTCGGTATCCAGCTGCGCGCCAAGCAGAAGCTCAAGGGCTACTACGGCGACCTGACCGAAAAGCAGTTCCGTCGCATCTACGGCGAAGCCGAGCGTGTTAAAGGCGATACAGGTGAAAACCTGATCGGTCTGCTGGAGCGTCGTCTGGACGCCGTTGTGTACCGCGCCAAGTTCGTCGCGACCGTTTTCGCTGCGCGCCAGTTCGTGAACCACGGCCACGTTCGTGTGAACGGCAAAAAAGTGAACATCCCCTCCTACCGCGTGAAAGAGGGTGACGTCATCGAAGTGCGTGACCGTTCCAAGCAGTTGGCTTCCGTTCTGGAAGCGGTTCAGCTGCCCGAGCGTGACGTGCCTGACTACCTTGAGACAGATCACTCCAAGCTGACAGCAACCTTCGTGCGCACACCCGGCCTGTCCGACGTGCCATACCCGGTTGTGATGGAGCCGAACCTCGTCGTGGAATTCTACGCGAAGAACTAA
- a CDS encoding biopolymer transporter ExbB, protein MAQPDRKAKPQFSQPVRQISLMLIVLALTGVGAFLALPSVLPIFAANPWLNGVIIFVFVVGVLACFYQVTQLIGSVRWIEDFAADNAEPDAQPPQLLAPLASLLRQRGARMQVSTASTRSILDSVASRIDEVREITRYIVNMLIFLGLLGTFYGLATTVPAVVDTIRSLAPGEGEAGVDVFGRLMTGLEAQLGGMGVAFGSSLLGLAGSLVVGLLELFAGHGQNRFYQELEDWLSSITRVGLTSGDDVGDQNIMASVMDQMVEQMAEMQQMFTQSDVSRAMVDDKLGKLADAVDRMTTRMEHDTTTNSALDRVADGQDRLIAVLEGQVAGEGIDAESRMRLRSIDVQMLRILEEISAGRQETMAEFRKDISLLAKALSGQRAPEARRLRAGDVPGGGDQ, encoded by the coding sequence ATGGCACAGCCAGACCGCAAGGCAAAACCGCAGTTTTCACAACCGGTGCGTCAGATTTCTCTGATGCTGATCGTATTGGCATTGACCGGCGTGGGCGCTTTTTTGGCCCTGCCCAGTGTGCTGCCGATCTTTGCCGCGAACCCATGGCTTAACGGGGTCATCATCTTTGTTTTCGTCGTCGGCGTGCTGGCCTGTTTCTATCAGGTGACGCAGCTGATCGGCTCGGTCCGCTGGATCGAGGATTTCGCCGCCGACAACGCCGAACCCGACGCGCAACCGCCACAGCTGCTGGCGCCTTTGGCGTCGCTGTTGCGCCAACGCGGTGCGCGGATGCAGGTCAGCACGGCCTCAACCCGTTCGATCCTTGATTCCGTTGCATCACGTATTGACGAAGTACGCGAGATCACGCGCTACATCGTCAACATGCTGATTTTCCTCGGTCTTCTCGGCACCTTCTACGGGCTTGCTACGACCGTGCCCGCTGTGGTCGACACGATCCGCTCGCTCGCCCCCGGCGAGGGGGAGGCAGGGGTTGATGTCTTTGGTCGCCTGATGACCGGGCTTGAGGCGCAGTTAGGCGGCATGGGCGTGGCCTTTGGCTCATCGCTTTTGGGGCTTGCGGGTTCTCTCGTCGTCGGGCTGTTGGAGCTTTTTGCGGGCCACGGTCAGAACCGTTTCTACCAAGAGCTCGAAGATTGGTTGAGCTCCATCACGCGGGTCGGGCTGACCTCGGGCGACGATGTGGGCGACCAAAATATCATGGCCAGCGTGATGGACCAGATGGTCGAACAGATGGCCGAGATGCAGCAGATGTTCACCCAGTCCGACGTCAGCCGCGCCATGGTGGACGACAAGCTGGGCAAGCTTGCCGATGCCGTTGACCGGATGACCACGCGGATGGAGCATGACACGACGACGAACAGCGCGCTTGATCGGGTGGCCGACGGGCAAGACCGGTTGATTGCCGTGCTCGAAGGGCAAGTGGCGGGCGAGGGGATCGACGCGGAAAGCCGGATGCGGCTGCGCTCAATCGACGTGCAGATGCTGCGCATTCTCGAAGAGATTTCTGCCGGGCGGCAAGAGACGATGGCCGAATTCCGCAAGGATATCTCACTGCTGGCCAAGGCGCTTTCCGGGCAGCGCGCGCCTGAGGCCCGTCGCCTGCGGGCCGGCGATGTCCCCGGTGGCGGGGACCAGTAA
- a CDS encoding peptidoglycan -binding protein, producing the protein MALSRRTGARFQGSIWPGFVDAMTGLLLVLMFVLTIFMVVQFVLTERISGQESELNELAGEVAALAQALGVEERTTARLEARLGALNASLNDARDEVSRQEAVIAGLTSERDAQEAALQAAEAEITGFEARVAALLASQAEDQARIGSLEDREAALLDEQEALNLALSTAREEIDAQAETARLAAAKREALDALVADLRAQNAESEAEVAALNAEVAEAEEALSAEEAARLAEAAAAQALRDRLEDADAELTAMTLSLEAQRKKAEDTLTLLAAARAARSDLDSELAAALLRLETAEQSGAGLEAERAALAEELDAAEGTEEDLRAQLSQAEVTEQALNARLAEALARVQSLEQEGEALSGSQSDLRERLAQALAAKLAAETLAEDKTTAAERRAALLAQAEATLADEKAVSAEAQRQTELLNQQVAELRAQLGNLQALLDDAVARDAARSVELQSLGSELNTALARVAAEERRRAELEAAERKRLEEESKNLAQYRSEFFGRLRDLLGNQEGVRIEGDRFVFSSEVLFGPGSAVLSQDGQGEIAKVAGILRSVVDEIPAEIDWVIRVDGHTDNVPLSGFGAFADNWELSQARALSVVKYMVNFLGIAPDRLAANGFGQYQPVAEGNTEAARAQNRRIELKFTEK; encoded by the coding sequence ATGGCACTTTCCCGGCGGACAGGCGCACGGTTTCAGGGCTCGATCTGGCCGGGGTTCGTCGATGCAATGACCGGGCTTTTGCTGGTTCTGATGTTCGTGCTGACGATCTTTATGGTCGTGCAATTCGTCCTGACCGAACGCATCAGCGGCCAAGAGAGCGAGTTGAACGAATTGGCCGGAGAGGTCGCGGCCCTTGCCCAAGCGCTTGGCGTCGAGGAACGCACCACCGCGCGGCTGGAGGCCCGGCTTGGCGCGCTGAATGCCTCACTGAACGATGCCCGCGATGAGGTGTCGCGCCAAGAAGCGGTGATCGCCGGGCTGACCTCTGAACGCGACGCCCAAGAGGCCGCGTTGCAGGCCGCCGAGGCCGAGATCACCGGGTTCGAGGCGCGGGTGGCGGCCCTTCTGGCTTCGCAGGCCGAAGATCAGGCGCGCATCGGAAGCTTGGAAGACCGCGAAGCCGCGCTGCTGGATGAGCAAGAGGCGCTGAACCTCGCGCTGAGCACCGCGCGGGAAGAGATCGACGCGCAGGCGGAAACGGCCCGGCTGGCCGCGGCAAAGCGCGAGGCGTTGGATGCGCTGGTGGCCGATCTGCGTGCCCAAAACGCTGAATCCGAGGCGGAGGTCGCAGCACTCAACGCCGAGGTGGCAGAGGCCGAAGAGGCGCTCAGCGCCGAGGAAGCCGCCCGTCTGGCCGAAGCCGCAGCGGCGCAGGCATTGCGCGACCGGCTTGAGGATGCGGATGCGGAATTGACAGCCATGACCCTCTCGCTTGAGGCGCAGCGCAAGAAGGCCGAAGACACCTTGACCTTGCTGGCCGCCGCGCGCGCGGCGCGAAGCGATCTGGACAGTGAACTCGCCGCAGCTCTGCTGAGGTTGGAGACGGCTGAACAAAGCGGAGCAGGTCTGGAGGCCGAGCGTGCCGCGCTGGCCGAAGAGTTGGACGCGGCAGAGGGCACCGAAGAGGACCTGCGCGCACAACTGTCGCAGGCGGAGGTGACCGAGCAGGCGTTGAATGCCCGCTTGGCCGAGGCGCTGGCCCGCGTGCAGAGCCTTGAACAAGAGGGCGAAGCGCTGAGCGGCTCGCAGTCGGATCTGCGCGAACGTCTGGCGCAGGCGCTGGCGGCAAAGCTTGCCGCTGAAACGCTGGCCGAGGACAAGACCACCGCCGCCGAGCGCCGCGCCGCTCTACTGGCGCAGGCCGAAGCGACCTTGGCCGACGAGAAGGCGGTCAGCGCCGAGGCCCAGCGTCAGACCGAATTGCTGAACCAGCAGGTCGCGGAGCTGCGCGCGCAACTGGGCAACCTACAGGCGCTGCTCGACGATGCCGTGGCGCGGGATGCGGCGAGATCGGTTGAGTTGCAATCGCTCGGGTCCGAGTTGAACACAGCGCTGGCACGGGTGGCGGCAGAGGAACGGCGTCGCGCCGAGCTCGAAGCGGCAGAGCGCAAGCGGCTGGAGGAGGAGAGCAAGAACCTCGCCCAGTACCGCTCGGAATTCTTTGGCCGGTTGCGTGACCTTCTGGGCAATCAGGAGGGCGTGCGGATCGAAGGCGACCGGTTTGTCTTCTCTTCCGAGGTGCTTTTCGGGCCGGGCAGTGCGGTGCTGAGCCAAGACGGGCAAGGCGAGATTGCCAAGGTGGCGGGCATTCTGCGCAGCGTGGTAGACGAGATCCCGGCAGAGATCGACTGGGTGATCCGTGTCGATGGCCATACCGATAATGTGCCGCTTTCCGGCTTTGGGGCGTTCGCGGACAATTGGGAACTGAGCCAAGCGCGGGCGCTGTCGGTGGTCAAATATATGGTCAACTTCCTTGGCATCGCGCCGGATCGTTTGGCGGCCAATGGCTTTGGCCAGTACCAGCCCGTGGCCGAGGGCAATACCGAAGCCGCGCGGGCGCAGAACCGGCGGATCGAGCTTAAATTTACCGAAAAGTGA
- a CDS encoding prephenate/arogenate dehydrogenase family protein: MAQVYDRVALIGLGLIASSLFWAMKRGGLAGEVSGYARSDETRATAREIGLCDRVCDSAAEAVRGADLVVLCVPVGVMGAVAAEIAPHLAPGATVTDVGSVKADVIAQVGPHLPEGAHFIPAHPLAGTEHSGPRSGFAELFDNRWCLLVPVEGTDKDAIARLRALWEGAGANVEEMDAEHHDLVLAVTSHAPHLIAYTMVGVADDLRRVTDSEVIKYSAAGFRDFTRIAASDPTMWRDVFLTNKDATLEILGRFTEELFALQRAIRTGDGDHLHAYFTRTRAIRRGIIEAGQDTDAPDFGRGARKS; this comes from the coding sequence ATGGCGCAGGTCTATGACAGGGTCGCTCTGATCGGGCTGGGGCTGATCGCCTCGTCGCTTTTCTGGGCGATGAAACGCGGCGGGCTGGCGGGCGAAGTCTCAGGCTATGCCCGTAGCGACGAGACCCGCGCCACGGCGCGCGAGATCGGCCTCTGCGACCGGGTCTGCGACAGCGCCGCCGAAGCCGTTAGGGGCGCCGATCTGGTGGTGCTCTGCGTACCGGTCGGCGTCATGGGGGCCGTCGCCGCCGAAATCGCGCCGCATCTGGCCCCCGGTGCCACGGTGACGGATGTGGGCTCGGTCAAGGCCGACGTGATCGCGCAGGTGGGGCCGCATCTGCCCGAAGGCGCGCATTTCATCCCCGCGCACCCGCTGGCAGGAACCGAGCATTCCGGCCCGCGCAGCGGCTTTGCCGAGCTTTTCGACAACCGTTGGTGTCTGCTGGTCCCTGTCGAGGGGACAGACAAGGACGCCATCGCGCGGCTGCGTGCGCTTTGGGAAGGGGCGGGTGCCAATGTAGAAGAGATGGACGCCGAGCATCACGATCTGGTGCTTGCGGTCACCTCTCATGCGCCGCACCTCATCGCCTATACGATGGTGGGCGTGGCCGACGACCTGCGCCGGGTGACCGACAGCGAAGTCATCAAATATTCCGCCGCCGGTTTTCGGGACTTCACCCGCATCGCAGCGAGCGATCCAACCATGTGGCGCGATGTGTTCCTGACCAACAAGGACGCCACGCTGGAGATCCTTGGCCGCTTCACCGAAGAACTTTTTGCCCTGCAACGCGCGATCCGCACTGGCGACGGCGATCACCTCCACGCTTATTTCACCCGCACCCGCGCAATAAGGCGCGGCATTATCGAGGCGGGGCAGGACACCGACGCGCCCGACTTTGGCCGGGGGGCACGCAAGTCATGA